From the bacterium genome, the window GCTCCATCGACCCGCCCGTATCCATAGCCAGCACCAGCCGTGTCTGGTTCTCCCTCTCCCTGCCGAAGACCAGCTCAATCTCCCCGCCCTCTCTCGCGGTGCGGTCGATAGTCTCGTCGATGGAGAGGGTTTCCGCCCCCTCGCTCCGCAGCGCCCGAAGGCGCTTGAGGGCGACGCCGATGCGCCTCGTGTCGAGGGTTCTGTCGCCGCGAAGGTTCCTGTAATCCCTCCTGACGGCCCTAAGGAGCGCTCCCCCGCCGTCCCCCTCCTCGTCGAAGGTCACACCGGCGGGGTTCTTGCCGTCCTGCCCGTAAGGGCTCGTTCCCCGCGTTCCGACGAAGTGATCGCCGCAGCAGTGAGTCGCCCCTTTCTGCTCACGCAGAATCTTCTCCATCGCTCCCCAAAGCTCGCCGGGGCTCAGACTGCTAAGATAATCGAGTTCGTCGCGGCCAAGTTCAGGCGGCGTAGCGGAGGATTTCAGCCAGAGGAGAATGTCGTCCAGGTCATAGGTGGCGGCGTCAGCTCCACGGAAGACGGCGGCGAAGACCTGGTCGAAGGAGTCGTAATCCTCGACGTTCTTTACAAGGAGCGAGCGCGAGAGGGCGTAAAAGCCGTCGAGGGTGTGGCCGTGAAGCCCCCGTTTAAGCGCCTCCAGCAGGGTAAGCCACTCGGTCGGCGTGACTTTAACTCCGTAGGAGCGAAGGGCGAAGAAAAAGGCTGTCAGCAACTCCTCACCTTCCCGCCGGTTTCCTTGAAAGCGCCTCCGCGTCTTCCCGGTTCTTGAGCAGAGCCCCGAGAAAGGGGATGTTTTCAGGTT encodes:
- a CDS encoding VWA containing CoxE family protein, with protein sequence MLTAFFFALRSYGVKVTPTEWLTLLEALKRGLHGHTLDGFYALSRSLLVKNVEDYDSFDQVFAAVFRGADAATYDLDDILLWLKSSATPPELGRDELDYLSSLSPGELWGAMEKILREQKGATHCCGDHFVGTRGTSPYGQDGKNPAGVTFDEEGDGGGALLRAVRRDYRNLRGDRTLDTRRIGVALKRLRALRSEGAETLSIDETIDRTAREGGEIELVFGRERENQTRLVLAMDTGGSMEPFRVLSEKLFSAANSINHFKEFRPFYFHNCIYDNLYTDVEKGEFVEVEDFLRQTRGGDYRLIVVGDAVMAPFELMIPNGFMERKRVSMIKGIDRLKSLARAFPKRAWLNPVAEAEWAGHRTIETIGRIFPMYPLTVSGIDSAVRALV